A portion of the Bradyrhizobium sp. 195 genome contains these proteins:
- a CDS encoding AI-2E family transporter has product MINPSFKARTQEELIALLSAVATAVLAAMIVMVLYFGREIIIPVALAILLSFVLAPLVVLLQRLSIPRGLAVVSVVIIAFAFIFAMGSLLATQLAQLAGDLPRYQSTISEKIQSFRDTTAGRGTLERASGMLKDLSKELDKPKEGASALAPGTGAKGAMPKPLPVEVLQPDPGALESLQSLISPLLHPLATTGIIVIFVIFILLQREDLRNRLIRLAGSQDLHRTTAALDDAARRLSRLFLTQLLLNGSFGIVIGTGLWLIGIPSAILWGILAAVLRFVPYIGAVIAAAFPLVLAVAVDPTWSMLLWTVALFIVVEPIVGHVVEPMVYGHSTGLSPVAVVASATFWTALWGPIGLVLATPLTVCLVVLGRHVERLEFLDVMFGDRPALSPPEIFYQRMLAGDPTEASEKAEEFLKERSLSSYYDEVALKGLQLAQADAERGALDPERLIKIKDSVIEFTNNLSERDDRPPPKSKPTNDVEAASALETVAEDAPFENLPVLRKQDLPSQWQGEHPVLCLAGRSPIDEAAAIMLGQLTTAHGLPSRVEGSEALSTANLFRLDTAGVAIVCIVYMDANGPARMRYSVRRLRRKLPEATIILGCWMRDIDPAVLENLRGGAKADLAAASLGGALKLCIESTGWQESPTTLEGNVSTSTAA; this is encoded by the coding sequence TATTTCGGTCGAGAGATCATCATTCCGGTCGCGCTGGCTATCTTGTTAAGCTTCGTGCTGGCGCCTCTGGTTGTTCTGCTTCAGCGACTGAGCATTCCGCGTGGGCTGGCCGTTGTTAGCGTGGTCATAATCGCCTTCGCATTCATATTCGCGATGGGTAGTCTGCTTGCCACCCAGTTGGCGCAGCTGGCCGGCGATTTGCCGCGATACCAGTCTACAATCAGCGAGAAGATCCAATCATTTCGCGACACAACCGCGGGACGGGGTACGCTTGAACGTGCATCTGGCATGTTGAAAGACCTGAGCAAGGAACTGGACAAGCCCAAGGAAGGCGCAAGCGCGTTGGCGCCAGGCACAGGCGCCAAAGGAGCAATGCCTAAGCCTCTACCAGTGGAGGTTCTCCAGCCAGATCCCGGTGCGTTAGAAAGTTTGCAAAGCCTGATTTCACCACTACTTCATCCGCTTGCGACTACGGGCATCATTGTCATTTTCGTTATCTTTATTTTGCTTCAGCGCGAGGACCTGCGTAATCGTTTAATCCGTCTGGCGGGTTCGCAGGATCTACATCGGACTACAGCTGCCCTTGATGACGCGGCGCGCCGCCTCAGCCGACTGTTCCTGACGCAGCTGTTGCTGAACGGAAGCTTCGGCATCGTTATTGGAACGGGTCTTTGGCTGATCGGCATTCCAAGCGCGATTCTGTGGGGGATCCTGGCAGCTGTCTTGCGCTTTGTACCGTATATAGGAGCAGTTATTGCCGCCGCGTTCCCTCTCGTTTTGGCAGTTGCCGTTGATCCGACCTGGTCGATGCTGCTGTGGACGGTTGCGCTGTTTATCGTAGTCGAACCGATTGTAGGACATGTTGTCGAACCCATGGTCTATGGACACAGCACCGGTCTCTCACCGGTCGCAGTGGTGGCATCTGCAACGTTCTGGACGGCGCTCTGGGGACCGATTGGCCTCGTCCTGGCCACGCCCCTCACCGTTTGTTTGGTCGTACTAGGACGCCACGTCGAACGCCTGGAATTTCTCGACGTCATGTTTGGTGATCGACCCGCGCTCTCTCCACCCGAGATTTTTTACCAGCGGATGCTTGCTGGAGATCCTACTGAAGCGTCCGAGAAGGCGGAGGAGTTTTTGAAGGAGCGATCCCTAAGCTCCTATTATGACGAGGTCGCTTTGAAAGGATTGCAGCTGGCTCAGGCGGATGCCGAGCGCGGTGCTCTAGATCCGGAGCGTCTTATTAAGATCAAGGATTCTGTCATCGAATTCACGAATAACCTTTCGGAAAGGGATGATCGCCCGCCGCCAAAGAGCAAGCCTACCAACGATGTAGAAGCGGCATCTGCGCTGGAGACCGTGGCTGAAGATGCACCTTTTGAAAATTTGCCGGTCCTCCGCAAGCAAGATCTCCCTTCGCAATGGCAAGGCGAACATCCCGTCTTATGCTTGGCTGGACGCAGTCCGATCGATGAAGCTGCTGCGATTATGCTAGGCCAACTTACGACGGCGCATGGCTTGCCGTCGCGCGTAGAGGGTAGCGAAGCTTTGTCAACGGCGAACCTCTTTCGGCTGGATACCGCCGGCGTAGCGATCGTCTGTATCGTCTACATGGACGCCAATGGCCCGGCTCGCATGCGCTACTCGGTCCGACGTCTTCGTCGCAAATTGCCGGAAGCTACGATCATTTTGGGCTGCTGGATGAGGGACATCGATCCGGCGGTGCTAGAAAATCTTCGGGGAGGAGCGAAAGCCGATTTGGCAGCCGCCAGCCTGGGGGGAGCACTTAAACTATGCATCGAGTCAACAGGCTGGCAAGAATCGCCAACGACCCTTGAAGGTAACGTTTCAACTTCGACGGCAGCTTAG